The segment ATTTTGCGGTTCGAAAAGCGGCCTCATTTACAAGGTTCCAGTTTGGGTCATTCAAGTCCGGTTTCTTCCCGCTGACTTCCACACTCCAGAGCGAATCGAAAGCCGGGATTGCAACAACGTAGATCATTGCCGGAATGAGCAAGATTCCCCACGCGAGCGCCTTCAATAAAACTGCACGAGTGCTGGAGCTTATCCAGGCGACTGTTTCAAACGCCAAGGCTACCGCAAGACCAAGCAGCAACAGGAAAACGGACCAATCCGGAATCCCGGAGTTCTCAACTCCCGAGATATCATCAGGACTGATCGAAAATGCAAATACGTTGGCAGTCATCAGCCCAACGACCACAACACGAATCATCTGGTAGCCATGTGATGTCAGCAATGTGCCAAGCACAATCAGGCTGGCAACCAAACAAAGAAACGCCGCTTGATGTTTTAGCGAACCATTCGCGAAACAAATCACCAGCGGCACGATCAAAAGCAACAGGAAAAGCCGGGCGTACTCGCCGATCAACGAGGAGTCGTAGGGCGTGATTCTTCTGATCGGGGCCTTTCTTGACGTGCCATGTAGAGCCGGCTTCCAATCAGTCAATTCAGTTTCGTGTGGCATGCATTTGGTTGGTGAGAAGGAATGTGAAGACCAAGCTAGCAACAACCGCAGAGGCAACCATAACGCCGGTTCAGAAGGTGTCCGGAAACAAGTGCGAGGCCACCGATTGGTGTAAGCCACGGAGCGAGTCGGGTTAGCCAATCTTTCTTTTGTTCGGTCGCTGATGCAACAGAAGGCTCAGTCGCTTCCTCACTGGCGGCGCAAGAGGCACAATCACATCCGCTGTCAGGCTCTCCGTTTGCCATGGCAGTTGTGCTGTTTGCTGTTGTGGTGGCTGTCATCGAAGCACCTGATTCACACGACGGGCAACACTCGCCAGCCAGTCCAAATGCCGCAAACGTAATCATGGCCAGCCCGACTGCACCGATGGAAACAGGAATCCAGTTTCCGTGCTTTCGAATGCCAGGAATGAAAGCAACGATCGCGATGAGAAAGCAAATCAACGCCATCCATTTGTGAAATGACTCGTCTGCAAGGAAGCTAAGCCCCAAGGCCGGCAAATAGGCGATGACGAAAGGCATCGCGGCACAATGAATTGCACAACCGACCGAAGCGACAATTCCCAATGAATCCCGCCAGGTTGAATCAGGTACGTCCAATGCATCAGGGTTTATTGTAGTCAGGTTCATTATCCTAGCCTTGTTTTGCGGTGCTCAAAAACGCTGAAGGGGTCATTGCCACAGTCGCCAGGTCCTGCCGAGCTTGCACTGCATGGAAAAGAGTCCAAGCTGGCAAGTTGAGGAATCCATGCTTTATGCTACTTTATCGCATATGCATAACGTGTGCAAGTGTGCGTTTGGGTATCGGCGTTCTGGTTGGTCAATTCCCGCGAAATCGCAAAAAAAAAGCACAACGAACGATCAGCCGTCCCTGGACCCTTGCTTATTCATCGATTCTGCGAAGAGTCCGTCTAATGACCTGTAGCATCTTTATGCTAGAATGAGCTCGTAAGAACGCGCGATTGATAGTCGGGATCATGAAGCAGCAAAAAACAGAGAAATTGTCGAACGAATTTGAAGCCATCAAGCAGGCTATTCGCGATGCGGGGCTGCGCGCAACGCCAGCGAGAATTGCAACGCTTAAGTTATTGCATGGCGCCAGCTCTCCGTTAACTCACGCGGAAGTTTCCGAAGAGTTGCATGATTTGGGTGTCGACAAAGCTACCGTGTTTCGCAACCTCAACGACATGGCAACCGCCGGCTTGCTCCGGAGAACGGAGCTTGGGGATCGAGCCTGGCGTTTTGAGCTGGTTTCCGACGCAGACGATGAGCACGGAGCGCATCCGCATTTCGTGTGTGTGGATTGTGGTACGGTCTCCTGCATGGATCAGATCAAACTTACCGCCGGAAGTATGCGGCTAAGCAAGGAATTTGGTGATGTCACCGAAATCTTGCTTCGAGGACACTGCAAAGATTGCAGTTAACGTTCCTGTAGATCTTCAGCGCTCCGCCCTTTTCTTCATCCCCTGACGCGTCTGACAAGCGTACCGCCAGGAAGCGATCCATCCGTACCGGGATGGCTTGGGCTTTCCCCCAATCCGATTTGCTAATCCGATTGCCACCTCTGAAGCATCGCAACCCGTGCAATGTTAATGTGGGCACGTTTACGGGGGCGGTACCAGTGTTGTCCGATATTGCACTTGCAATGAGATTGCATGTGTGTACATTTCTTGTTTGGTGTTGACGCGAATTCTCGAGTGCCGCAAGGAGTCCCAGACATGAATTTTCAATTGAACCCGGAAACGTTTTCCAAAAAACTTCCAGTTACGGTGCTCAGTGGATTTCTCGGAGCAGGCAAAACCACACTGCTGAATCACATTTTGTCGAACCGCGAAGGGCTGAAGGTCGCAGTCATTGTTAACGACATGAGTGAGGTCAACATTGACGCGGCTTTGGTGCGCGATGGCAACGCTCAGCTTTCAAGGACCGAGGAGCAGTTGGTTGAAATGTCCAACGGATGCATCTGCTGCACGCTGCGGGAAGATCTGCTGATCGAAGTCAAAAAACTTGCTCAGGAGAACCGATTCGATTATCTGTTGGTTGAATCAACCGGAATCAGTGAACCGATGCCCGTTGCCGAGACTTTTACTTTTGAAGATGAAGACGGCGAGTGCCTGTCCGATGTGGCGGAATTGGACACAATGGTGACCGTTGTTGACGCCGCGAACTTTTTGAGGGACTTCGGTTCGTGGGATGATTTGAACGATCGAAGGATGGGGCTCAGCGAGGAAGACGATCGCAACATCGTCGACTTGCTGGTGGATCAGGTTGAGTTTGCAAACGTGATTATGGTGAACAAAACCGATTTGGTAACACCGGAGCAAACAGGTTTGATCAAGAAGATCATCAGCCAGCTAAACAGTTCGGCCATTGTTCTCGAATCCACCAAAAGCGAGGTCCCACTCGAGAAAGTCCTCGGCACAGGCCGCTTCAAGCTTGATGCCGCACAGGAAATGTCATCGGACTGGCTCGCGATTCCACGCGGTGAAGAGGAAACCGAAACCGAGGAGTATGGCATTTCAAATTTTGTGTTCCGCAGCGATCGTCCATTTCATCCTCAACGGCTTTGGGACGCGGTAGGTGATGACATGGAAGCCGGTCTGTTTCAAAACGTGTTGCGAAGCAAAGGGATCGCGTGGATCGCTTCACGTCATGACTGGGCCTACAATTGGTCCCAAGCCGGTTGTTCGGTTCTGCTCGAGCCCGCCGGATTCTGGTGGGCTTCCGCTCCGAAAGAGTCGTGGCCTGAAGAGGAGGAAGTCATTGCCGAGATCAAGGATCGAATGATTCACGAATACGGTGATCGACAACAAGAGCTTGTTTTTATCGGCCAAAATCTCGATCAGGAACACGTAACTCGCTTGCTCAATGGCTGCCTGTTGACGGATGAAGAGTATGAGCTTGGCCCTGGTTCATGGGAGCATTTTAACGATCCAATGCCACCGATCGAGTTCGACGAGGAGGATTACTCCCAAGGCGAGTACACGAATGATTCGTAGTGAGCATTCCTGCTCGTAAACATGTAAACCCCTTGTTTGATCATCCGTTGCATGCACCGACAAGTTCTTAGTCTCGTTTTGCTCGCCGTCCTGATTCCATTGGTGAATCTGGGGCCGTCTGTGCATCACCTGGCATGTTTCGGATTGCACGGTCAATGTGAGCATTCTCTCTGCTTAACTGATCACCATCACGGACACTGCTGCGATGGCCATCGTCAGCCAGAAAGAAGCTTGGCAGGTCCCTCCAACGCTGAGCTATTGTCGGGCTACTCGGAAGACGAATGTCCGCTCTGTCGTTTCTTTTCCCATTTCAATGCAATTGTCACACAGCGCATTGTGGGTATCGCGTCGTACCGCTGCAGCGAAGTGGTCGTATGTAATTCAAGAGCCGCTTTTGCAAGGCGAGTACTTGAGCATGCTCGCGGCCCACCCGGTTCTTCCATTTAATGCGTTCATAGTTTTTCGTTCGTCGACTTTGACGAATGCGACTCGGCATCGCCCACGCGTATTCACGCCCGCATTCCGGTGGCGTGCGAAAACTCTGCAAACGCATTGTCTTTGAAATGAAGTCTTAATAACGATTGTGGAAGCGTCTGCGCTGATGTTGCGTGCGTTCCAAACTCTCAATGATTCTCGGTGTCAATCGGCACCATATAGATGGAAGAACAACAAGATGATGATTCAAACTGGAACTGTTTCAGGGCCACAACGACGACTCGCGTTCACGCTTGTCGAGCTGCTGGTCGTGATCGCGATTATTGGAATTTTGATCGGTATGCTGTTGCCAGCGGTGCAACAGGTTCGCGAAGCTGCTCGCAGAACGCAGTGTGCCAACAACATTCGCCAACTAGCTCTGGCTGCACACAACCACGAAAGTGCGCATATGCATTTTCCGTCTCCCGCGGCCGGATCTTTGGAAGGCTACTCATTGATTTCAAAAACGCTCCCATTCGTGGAGCAAGCCAACCTGCATTCCCAGATCGATTTTGATCAGG is part of the Mariniblastus fucicola genome and harbors:
- a CDS encoding MerC domain-containing protein, whose product is MNLTTINPDALDVPDSTWRDSLGIVASVGCAIHCAAMPFVIAYLPALGLSFLADESFHKWMALICFLIAIVAFIPGIRKHGNWIPVSIGAVGLAMITFAAFGLAGECCPSCESGASMTATTTANSTTAMANGEPDSGCDCASCAASEEATEPSVASATEQKKDWLTRLAPWLTPIGGLALVSGHLLNRRYGCLCGCC
- a CDS encoding Fur family transcriptional regulator; this encodes MSNEFEAIKQAIRDAGLRATPARIATLKLLHGASSPLTHAEVSEELHDLGVDKATVFRNLNDMATAGLLRRTELGDRAWRFELVSDADDEHGAHPHFVCVDCGTVSCMDQIKLTAGSMRLSKEFGDVTEILLRGHCKDCS
- a CDS encoding GTP-binding protein, whose product is MNFQLNPETFSKKLPVTVLSGFLGAGKTTLLNHILSNREGLKVAVIVNDMSEVNIDAALVRDGNAQLSRTEEQLVEMSNGCICCTLREDLLIEVKKLAQENRFDYLLVESTGISEPMPVAETFTFEDEDGECLSDVAELDTMVTVVDAANFLRDFGSWDDLNDRRMGLSEEDDRNIVDLLVDQVEFANVIMVNKTDLVTPEQTGLIKKIISQLNSSAIVLESTKSEVPLEKVLGTGRFKLDAAQEMSSDWLAIPRGEEETETEEYGISNFVFRSDRPFHPQRLWDAVGDDMEAGLFQNVLRSKGIAWIASRHDWAYNWSQAGCSVLLEPAGFWWASAPKESWPEEEEVIAEIKDRMIHEYGDRQQELVFIGQNLDQEHVTRLLNGCLLTDEEYELGPGSWEHFNDPMPPIEFDEEDYSQGEYTNDS